A part of Periophthalmus magnuspinnatus isolate fPerMag1 chromosome 14, fPerMag1.2.pri, whole genome shotgun sequence genomic DNA contains:
- the mtmr4 gene encoding LOW QUALITY PROTEIN: myotubularin-related protein 4 (The sequence of the model RefSeq protein was modified relative to this genomic sequence to represent the inferred CDS: inserted 2 bases in 1 codon) produces MSRAGRASCSMLNCFGEEGPPSLEYIKAKDLFPQKELVKEDESLQVPFSVLQGEGVEFLGRADEAIIAMSNYRLHIKFKDSVINVPLRLIESVESRDMFQLHIICKDSKIVRCHFATFKQCQEWVKRLNRAIAHPSRLEDLFALAFHAWCLGGSADDEDQHLHLCRPGDHVRHRMDMEVRRMGFDTQNVWRVSDINCNYKLCSSYPQKILVPIWITDKELENVASFRSWKRIPVVVYRHQRNGAVIARCSQPEISWWGWRNTDDEYLVTSIAKACQMDFGAKVSCSTTGCRPRGDTHDSSDSDFDSSLTGGSCEDSVVPHKLLILDARSYTAAVANRAKGGGCECEEYYPNCEVMFMGMANIHAIRNSFQALRAVCSQIPDPGNWLSALESTRWLQHLSVMLKAAALVCSAVEREGRPVLVHCSDGWDRTPQMLXMAKILLDPYYRTIEGFQVLVETEWLDFGHKFGDRCGHQENADDVSEQCPVFLQWLDCVHQLLKQFPCLFEFNEAFLVKLVQHTYSCLYGTFLCNNAREREAKNMYKRTCSVWSLLRSGNKNFQNFLYIPCHDMVLQPVCHTRALTLWTAVYLPTSSPCTAVDDAMELYLSPNVNGEELTSRSLDRLPKTRSMDNLVSAFENGAPLTRTSSDPNLNKHCPVLESSSAIGGASDTTTPDSGLANGEEEAYLPSSAASPEEGPPEPCLTTQPLPCAPLPPAPIMNSIAHSHCPTPVPQQAKHDTDPPLCEIPAEGTVSCRTEHTTMSPHHQTEPCLPLPCKSEPHTADRHPSVVTTDTPLPVPNSHTNGHAEPHRAPSESAALLVLKQLTPLLPMEDSTETLTDEGEPPHSTDPHLNHLSNPGTEAKPDIRTDVVQGRAAPVLSDLSLLESHWDSVQGFVQSACAGHSSISRSLQPGAFQSRRVASNLLRSAAVANAVQSCRREVNLASFSLAALPFYSSPSCSPSPSQTPAYLDDDGLPVAVDAVQQRLRQIEAGYKQEVEVLRQQVRQLQMRLESKQYGSPPSEPDIDYEDDITCLRESDNSNEDDSLSSHSEDRLSEGSWDRVEPKDTEVTRWVPDHMASHCFNCDCEFWIAKRRHHCRNCGNVFCKDCCHLKLPIPDQQLYDPVLVCNLCHDHLLECRTRDIRSQQLKKAIATASS; encoded by the exons ATGAGTCGTGCAGGGAGGGCATCCTGCTCTATGCTTAACTGCTTT GGTGAAGAGGGGCCTCCCAGCCTGGAGTACATCAAGGCCAAGGACCTGTTCCCCCAGAAGGAGCTGGtcaaggaggatgagagcctgCAG GTGCCATTCTCAGTTCTCCAGGGGGAGGGAGTGGAGTTTCTTGGCCGTGCCGATGAAGCCATCATTGCCATGTCTAACTACAGGTTGCACATCAAGTTTAAGGATTCTGTCATCAAT GTACCTCTCAGACTCATAGAGAGTGTGGAGAGCAGAGACATGTTCCAGCTTCACATTATCTGCAAAGACTCCAAAATTGTCAG ATGCCACTTTGCGACATTCAAGCAGTGCCAGGAGTGGGTCAAGCGTCTGAACCGGGCAATTGCCCACCCATCCCGCCTGGAGGACCTGTTCGCTTTGGCCTTTCATGCCTGGTGTCTGGGAGGAAGTGCTGACGATGAGGACCAGCATCTTCACCTGTGTCGCCCAG GGGATCATGTGCGCCACAGAATGGACATGGAGGTCAGGAGGATGGGCTTTGACACACAGAATGTCTGGAGAGTGTCAGACATCAATTGTAATTACAA GCTGTGCTCCAGTTACCCCCAGAAGATTCTTGTTCCAATCTGGATCACAGACAAAGAACTTGAAAATGTAGCCTCCTTCAGGTCCTGGAAGAGGATCCCTGTGGTGGTCTACAG GCATCAAAGAAACGGGGCAGTAATTGCGCGCTGTAGCCAACCTGAGATCAGCTGGTGGGGCTGGAGGAACACAGACGATGAGTACCTGGTCACGTCCATCGCTAAGGCTTGTCAGATGGACTTTGGAGCCAAAGTCAGCTGCAGCACCACTGGGTGCAGACCGCGGGGGGACACCCATGACTCTTCAGACAGTGATTTTG ACTCCTCTCTGACTGGAGGTTCTTGTGAGGACAGTGTTGTGCCACATAAACTGCTGATTCTAGATGCTCGCTCATATACTGCTGCAGTGGCCAACAGAGCTAAAGGCGGAGGCTGTGAGTGTGAAG AGTACTATCCAAACTGTGAAGTCATGTTCATGGGAATGGCCAACATTCATGCTATCCGTAACAGCTTCCAGGCACTGAGGGCTGTGTGCAGTCAGATCCCAGACCCTGGAAA CTGGCTTTCTGCTTTGGAGAGCACACGTTGGCTGCAACACCTCTCTGTGATGCTCAAAGCCGCAGCGCTGGTCTGTTCTGCGGTGGAGCGGGAGGGCCGACCTGTCCTGGTGCACTGCTCAGATGGATGGGACCGCACGCCACAGATGTT CATGGCCAAAATACTGCTTGATCCCTACTACAGAACAATAGAG GGGTTTCAGGTGCTTGTGGAGACAGAGTGGTTGGACTTTGGGCATAAATTCGGGGATCGCTGTGGTCATCAGGAGAACGCAGACGACGTGAGCGAGCAGTGTCCTGTCTTCTTGCAGTGGCTTGACTGTGTGCACCAGCTGCTCAAACAGTTCCCCTGTCTGTTCGAGTTCAACGAGGCCTTCCTA GTCAAGTTGGTGCAGCACACTTATTCTTGTCTGTATGGGACATTTCTGTGCAACAATGCTCGAGAAAGAGAAGCAAAGAACATGTACAAACGTACATGTTCTGTTTGGTCTCTGCTGCGATCAGGAAACAAGAACTTCCAAAACTTCCTGTATATCCCTTGTCATGATATG gtgCTACAGCCTGTCTGCCACACTCGGGCCCTGACACTGTGGACAGCTGTGTACCTGCCCACCTCCTCCCCCTGCACggctgtggacgacgccatggAGCTCTACCTCTCCCCTAATGTGAACGGAGAGGAGCTCACCTCTCGTTCTCTGGACAG GCTTCCAAAGACCCGCTCAATGGACAACTTGGTGTCTGCCTTTGAGAATGGAGCACCTCTTACCCGTACTTCCAGTGATCCCAACCTCAATAAGCATTGCCCTGTTCTGGAGTCCTCCTCTGCCATCGGAGGGGCTTCTGACACCACCACACCTGACAGTGGTCTGGCCAatggggaggaggaggcgtACCTGCCCAGCTCTGCTGCCTCTCCAGAGGAAGGGCCCCCTGAGCCCTGCCTCACCACACAGCCTCTGCCCtgtgctcctctccctcctgctcctaTTATGAACAGCATCGCACACTCTCATTGTCCCACTCCAGTCCCCCAGCAAGCCAAACATGACACTGACCCACCACTCTGTGAgataccagcagagggcactgtttcctgTAGGACTGAGCACACCACTATGTCCCCTCATCACCAGACTGAGCCATGTTTACCTCTACCCTGCAAAAGTGAACCACACACAGCTGATAGACACCCGTCAGTGGTCACAACCGATACACCCTTACCAGTGCCCAACAGCCACACCAATGGTCACGCTGAGCCCCACAGAGCCCCTTCAGAGTCTGCAGCTCTGCTCGTTTTAAAGCAGCTCACTCCACTTCTTCCAATGGAGGACTCCACAGAAACACTGACCGACGAGGGGGAACCTCCTCACTCCACAGACCCCCACCTTAATCACCTAAGTAACCCAGGGACTGAGGCAAAGCCCGACATAAGAACAGATGTAGTTCAGGGCAGGGCCGCCCCTGTGCTCTCTGACCTGTCTCTGCTGGAGTCTCACTGGGACAGTGTTCAGGGCTTTGTCCAGTCGGCCTGTGCGGGTCACTCCTCCATCAGTCGCTCTCTGCAGCCCGGGGCGTTTCAGAGCCGTCGTGTTGCCAGTAACCTGCTGCGCTCTGCGGCTGTGGCAAACGCTGTACAGAGCTGCAGGAGAGAGGTGAACTTGGCCTCCTTCTCCCTTGCAGCGCTCCCCTTCTACAGCTCTCCATCCTGCTCGCCCTCTCCATCTCAGACCCCCGCGTACCTGGACGATGATGGCCTGCCTGTTGCTGTGGATGCAGTGCAGCAGAGGCTGAGGCAGATCGAGGCGGGGTACAAACAGGAGGTAGAGGTGCTGCGGCAGCAGGTGCGACAGCTGCAGATGAGGCTGGAAAGTAAACAGTATGGCAGCCCTCCCTCTGAACCAGACATCGACTATGAGGACGATATT ACTTGTCTCCGTGAGTCTGACAATAGTAATGAGGACGACTCTCTGTCCAGCCACAGTGAGGACCGCCTGTCTGAGGGGAGCTGGGACCGAGTGGAGCCCAAGgacacagag GTCACTCGGTGGGTGCCTGACCACATGGCCTCTCATTGTTTCAACTGTGACTGTGAGTTCTGGATAGCCAAGAGACGTCACCACTGCAG GAACtgtggaaatgtgttttgtaaggACTGTTGCCACCTGAAACTGCCTATTCCTGATCAGCAGTTGTATGACCCAGTCCTGGTGTGTAACCTATGCCATGACCACCTGCTGGAGTGTCGGACCCGTGACATCCGCAGCCAACAGCTCAAGAAGGCCATCGCCACCGCCTCCAGCTGA
- the ca4a gene encoding carbonic anhydrase 4a has product MQQLLFTLALLSFLALDTEAGDWCYQSQFSCDHQCNTPNKWDHANSDCDGRYQSPINVVTRKTLLDERLTPFKFTNYQQIFRGFIKNNGHSVQVGVPHLSTISGGGLSTTYKAVQFHLHWGNSKGPGSEHTIDGEQYPMELHIVHMKHHYTDLSTALADQEGVAVLGFFYEKSNSANRKYDPIITSLRSIKAANGNTSLPPVSLAQLLPPEQNLTSFYRYKGSLTTPGCTEAVVWTLFENTIPLSSDQLRAFFDLKFHDGKPMVDTFRPVQPLNGRQVFRSGATVALTSTALLVAALASALGLSQLN; this is encoded by the exons ATGCAGCAGCTGCTCTTCACTCTCGCCCTGCTGTCTTTTCTGGCACTGGATACAGAGGCTGGAG attgGTGTTACCAGTCCCAGTTCAGCTGTGATCATCAGTGTAACA CACCAAATAAATGGGACCATGCCAACAGTGACTGTGATGGCAGATATCAGTCTCCCATCAACGTGGTCACCAGGAAGACACTACTGGATGAGCGACTCACACCGTTCAAGTTCACCAACTACCAGCAGATCTTCAGAGGCTTCATTAAGAACAATGGCCACTCAG TCCAGGTTGGAGTTCCTCACCTCAGCACAATATCAGGAGGAGGCCTGTCCACTACATACAAAGCTGTGCAGTTCCACCTGCACTGGGGCAACAGTAAAGGGCCAGGGTCAGAGCACACCATTGATGGGGAACAGTATCCCATGGAG CTGCACATTGTACACATGAAGCACCATTATACTGACCTGTCCACAGCTCTGGCAGACCAAGAGGGAGTGGCAGTTCTTGGCTTCTTCTATGAG AAGTCAAACAGTGCAAACCGAAAATATGATCCCATCATCACTTCTCTTCGGAGCATTAAAGCAGCTA aTGGAAACACTTCTTTACCACCTGTgtctctggctcagctccttcccCCTGAGCAGAACCTGACCAGTTTCTACAGATACAAAGGATCCCTTACCACTCCAGGTTGCACCGAGGctgtggtctggactctgtTTGAGAACACCATCCCCCTCAGCAGTGACCAG CTGCGGGCTTTCTTCGACCTGAAGTTTCATGATGGCAAACCGATGGTGGACACCTTCAGACCAGTGCAGCCTCTGAATGGGAGGCAGGTGTTTCGTTCTGGTGCGACTGTGGCTCTGACCAGCACAGCTCTCCTTGTGGCTGCCCTGGCCTCAGCTCTGGGACTATCCCAACTGAACTAG